The segment GGAGAGGATGGCGGCCCCAGGGGCGGCCACGGTTACGTAGGGACCGGTGTCCGAGAACCCCGCCCGCCGATTGTCGTTGCTGGTAGCCCCCACGCCGATCACCCCGGGGAGGAGGGTGCTGTAAAAGACGGGATACGAGGGTCGGTTACCGGACCGATAGGAGTTGCCCGCCGAGAACACGTAGACCACGCCCTTCTGGGTGCCGTATTCCAGGACGTCTAGGAAAGCCTTGCTCCTGGCCCCAGAACCCCAGGAGTTGTTCACCACCTTGGCCCCGCAGTCGGCGGCGTACTTGAGGGCCCGCACCAGCATGTAGTTGGTCCCGCCGAAGTACCCCAGGGCCCGTAGGGCCATGAGCTTGGCTTCGGGGGCTACGCCCACCACCCCTATGCCGTTGACGGCGGCGGCGATGGTGCCCGCCACGTGGGTGCCGTGCCCCCCGGAATCGGAGGGATTGGTGTCGTCGTCGACGAAATCGTAGCCGTTGGCCCCTGGGCAAGAGGGGTTGTTGGGGTTGGGGTTTTGCCAGAGGTTGGCGGCCAGGTCAGGGTGGGTGAGGTCGATGCCCTCGTCCACCACGGCCACCACCACCCCCTGGCCGCGGTATCCCTGGTTCCACACCTGCGGGGCGTTCACCCGGTACACGCCCCAAAGGTAGGGCACATTCTGGTAGCGGGTACCGTCCGGGCCCTGGGCCTGGAGGGGGTCTCCAGGCGGCACCTGCACGAAGTAGGGATCGGTGATGCTGCCGGTGTAATCCAGGGGGCGGAGACCCTGGGGGCCAGGCATCCCCAAGGTGCGGGCCATCTCCCGGCCCGGGTTTTCCACCCAGTAGTTGGGTTCGGCGTAGGCTACCCCCTCGAGGGCCGCATAGGCGGAGGCGTACTGGGCTTCCTGCCCCTCGGGAACCTTTATGCGGACCAAGGTGCCCCAGCCGGGGTCGGCGATCCGGTCCAAGACCTGGCTTTCCCCCAGGACCTGGAGGCCTTGGGTCTGGAGGCCCCCGGAGCGGTACTTGACCAGGATTTCCCCGGCCACGGCGGTCTGCCCCTGGATCTGGGTAAGGGTGGGTCCCGGGGTGGGGCGTTGGCCGGTGGGGTTGTTCTGGCCGCAGGCGGCCAGGAGAAGGGCGAACAGGGTTAGCTTCCAGATGCGCATGCCTCCTCCTGTATCACTGGACCGAGAAGGTGCGGGTTTCGCTCACGGATTGGCGGTAGCCCCTCTGGAGGAGGTTTTGGTAAGCCCCCTGGGGTACGTACCCTAGCCCTTCCAGGAAGGCTTGGGCCATGCGCCCCCGGGCTTGGTGGATGGTGCTTCCCCTGAAGCCTTTCAGCTTTGGGTAGTGAGCGAAGTCCACGTAAAGCCGGGCCTGGAGGGCGCTGGGATCCATGCCGATGTACTCCAGGATCCCCGTTTGGTCATCGGTGCTCACGTCCCAGGAGTAGACCCCCCCGCTGGACAGAGGGATAGGCAAGGCAATTTCGGTCTTGGGGGTGTAGCCAACCCAGACCAAGCTACCGCCTTGATCGTAGACCGAGACCACGTACACCTGTCCTCCAGGGACCGGGCTCCAGGAGAGGGTAGGGTTTGGCCCCAGGGTGGCCCCATCGTTGACCGCCAGTTTGGGGGTGTCCAGGAAGGAGGCGGTGAGGGCCTGGTTCAAGTTGGTCCCATCCCGCCACTGCTGGACCGAGGAAAGGTCCAGAACGCTCCCCGCGCTCGAGAGCCGCACCGCGAAGCTTTGCACCATGATCTGTTGGGACACATCGGTGGAGGGTAGGGCAAGGACCCGGAGGTTCTTGGTGGTTTGCCCTAGGAAGTAGTACTGACCCAGCTCGATGTCCCCCGAATGGATGGCGTGGGTGAAGGAGGCTGTGCTAAAGGAGAGGGCGTTCCAGCTAGGGCTCGTGGGGTTGAAGTTGAACCCGGTCAGGGCCCCATAGTCGTGGCTCACGGCCAAGGCGGTGACCTTAGGGTTGCTCTGGGGATCGAAGGCCTCGAGGGCCACGTTTTGGCCGGTGCTGGTCCCGTTCAAATAGACCCGCACCTCGGGGATGAGCTGGAACTGAGCCCAGAAGTATTCCGTGGCCATTTGACAGTTCCCGGTGTCCGTGCCCGTGTAGTTTCCAGCCCATAGGCTTCCCGAGGCGGCGTACAGGTTGTTGGTGGAGGTCACGGGGATTTGGTAGTCCCCCGAAGCATTGGTGGTCACCGTGCGCCCGCCGCCGTAGACCACCAGGCCGTCCTCGCAGGGCTGGGGAGGGTCGAAGAGCTGGGTGGGGCCCCTCGGGGTGGAGCTCACCACGGGTTGGTTGTTGAAGGTGACGTTGCCCGTGATGTGGCCCGTGCGGGCGGTATAGCCCGGAAGGGTTTTGGAGGCCGGGGCAGGGAGGTAAATGTTCATCTCCGAGGCGGCCCCATACGGGGAGCGGTAGGCGCTTAAAGGGACCTCCGCGAAGGTCAAGGCGGCCATACCCTGGCCTGCAGGGGGAATGACGGTGAGGGTGAAGGTCTGGGCGTTACCGGGTATTTGCAGGGAGAAGTGCCCATCCAGGCTGGTGGTGGTTTCCACCCTCCGGCTTCCCACCTGGGCAATTACCCTGGCCCCGTGAACGGGCTGCCCCCCGGCGCTGGGGCTGGTGAAGACATTTCCCTGAAGGCCCTGGGGCGGTGGCGTACAGGCCCAAAGGCCCAGCAAGCCTATGCCTATGGCTAAGAACCCGAGTTTTTTCATAATCTCTCCTTTCTTTACGGGGCAAACTTACCCGGACCGGGATGGCCTGTCAAGGAGGAGGTGCGGAGCCAGACGGGTTCCTGTATACTTATGCATGCCCCCCTCGAGGGGGTAGACTAGGGGTTGGCATGAAGATCGTCCTGGCATACTCCGGCGGGCTGGATACCAGCATCATCCTCAAGTGGCTCAAGGAAACCTACGGGGCCGAGGTCATCGCCTTCACCGCGGACATCGGCCAGGGGGAGGAGGTGGCGGAGGCCCGGGAAAAGGCCCTGAGGACCGGGGCCTCCAAGGCCATCGCCCTGGACCTGAGGGAAGAGTTCGTGCGGGACTTCGTCTTCCCCATGTTCCGCGCGGGAGCGGTGTACGAGGGGTACTACCTCCTGGGCACCGCCATCGCCCGGCCCCTCATCGCCAAGTACCTGGTGAAAATCGCCGAGGAGGAGGGCGCCGAGGCCGTGGCCCACGGGGCCACGGGCAAGGGCAACGACCAGGTGCGCTTTGAGCTCACCGCCTACGCCCTGAAGCCCAACATCCGGGTCATCGCCCCCTGGCGGGAGTGGCACTTTAAGGGCCGGCAGGAGATGATCGCCTACGCGGAGGCCCACGGCATCCCCGTGCCCGTGACCCAGGAGAAGCCCTACTCCATGGACGCCAACCTTCTGCATATTTCCTACGAGGGGGGGGTGCTGGAAGACCCCTGGGCCGAGCCCCCCAAGGGGATGTTCCGCATGACCCTGGACCCCGAGGAGGCCCCCGACGCCCCCGAGTACGTGGAGGTGGAGTTCCACCGGGGGGACCCGGTGGCGGTGAACGGGGAAAGGCTTTCCCCGGCGGCCCTTTTGCAAAGGCTCAACGAGATCGGGGGGCGGCACGGGGTGGGCCGGGTGGACCTGGTGGAGAACCGCTTCGTGGGCATGAAGTCCCGGGGGGTCTACGAAACCCCGGGGGGGACCCTCCTTTACCACGCCCGGCGGGCGGTGGAAAGCCTCACCCTGGACCGGGAGGTGCTCCACCAGCGGGACCAGCTCGCCCCCAAGTACGCGGAGCTCGTCTACTACGGCTTCTGGTACGCCCCCGAGCGGGAGGCCCTCCAAGCCTACTTTGACCACGTGGCCCAGGCGGTCACCGGGGTGGCAAGGCTCAAGCTCTACAAGGGGAACGTCTACGTGGTGGGGCGCAAAGCGCCCAAGAGCCTCTACCAGAAGGACCTGGTCTCCTTTGACGAGCTTGGGGGCTACGACCAGAAGGACGCCGAGGGCTTCATCCGGATCCACGCCCTGCGCCTTAGGGTGCGGGCCATGGCGGAGAAGGGGAAGGGGGAGCATGGCGCATAGGACCTGGGGGGGCCGCTTCGCCGAGGGGCCGGATGCGCTGGCGGCCCGCTTCAACGCCTCCTTGCCCTTCGACCGGGCCCTTTGGCGGGAGGACCTCTGGCAGAACCGGGTCCACGCCCGCATGCTCAAGGAGGTGGGCCTCCTCAGCGAGGAGGAGCTAAGGGCCATCCTCGAGGGCCTGGACCGCATCGAGGAGGAGATCCGGGCGGGCACCTTCCCCTGGCGGGAGGAGCTGGAGGACGTGCACATGAACCTGGAAGCCCGCCTCATGGAGCTCGTCGGCCCCCCTGGGGGCAAGCTCCACACCGCCCGTAGCCGCAACGACCAGGTGGCCACCGACCTGAGGCTCTTCCTCCGGGGCGCCCTGGACGAGCTCTTGGCCCTGCTCCTGGACCTGCGCCGGGTGCTGGTACAGGAGGCGGAAAAGCACCTGGAGCCCCTTTACGTCCTCCCCGGCTACACCCACCTGCAACGGGCCCAGCCCATCCTCCTTGCCCACTGGTTCCTGGCCTACCACGAGATGCTTTCCCGGGATGAGGGAAGGCTAAAGGACGCCCGGGAGCGCCTCAACGAAAGCCCCTTAGGGGCGGCGGCCCTGGCGGGGACGGGCTTTCCCATCGACCGCCACTACACCGCCAAGGAGCTTGGCTTCGCTAGGCCCATGCGCAACTCCCTGGACGCGGTGGCTAGCCGCGACTTCGCCCTCGAGGTCCTCTCCGCCCTCAACATCGGCATGCTCCACCTCTCCCGGATGGCGGAGGAGCTTGTCCTTTACAGCACCGAGGAGTTCGCCTTCGTGGAGGTGCCGGACGCCTTCGCCACGGGAAGCTCCATCATGCCCCAGAAGAAGAACCCGGACACCCTGGAGCTCATCCGGGCCAAGGCGGGAAGGGTCTTGGGGGCCCTGGTGGCCCTGTCCACCGTGGTGAAGGGCCTGCCTCTCGCCTACAACAAGGACCTGCAGGAGGACAAGGAGCCCCTTTTGGACGCCCTGGCCACCTACCGGGATAGCCTCAAGCTCTTCGCCGCCCTCCTCCCCGGCCTCAGGTGGCGGCGGGAGAGGATGTGGCAGGCAGCGGAGGGAGGCTACGCCTTGGCCACGGAGCTCGCCGACTACCTGGCGGAAAAGGGCCTGCCCTTCCGGGCGGCCCACCACGTGGTGGGCCGCCTGGTGCGCAGGCTGGCGGAGGAGGGAAGGCCCCTCAAGGACCTGACCCTGGAGGAGCTCAAGGCCCACCACCCCCTCTTCGCCGAAGACGCCCTGCCCCTCCTCCGCCTGGAAACCGCCATCCACCGCCGCAGGTCCTACGGGGGCACGGCCCCTGAGGCGGTGCGGGCAAGGCTTCTGGAGGCCAAGAA is part of the Thermus caldilimi genome and harbors:
- a CDS encoding S8 family peptidase, with translation MRIWKLTLFALLLAACGQNNPTGQRPTPGPTLTQIQGQTAVAGEILVKYRSGGLQTQGLQVLGESQVLDRIADPGWGTLVRIKVPEGQEAQYASAYAALEGVAYAEPNYWVENPGREMARTLGMPGPQGLRPLDYTGSITDPYFVQVPPGDPLQAQGPDGTRYQNVPYLWGVYRVNAPQVWNQGYRGQGVVVAVVDEGIDLTHPDLAANLWQNPNPNNPSCPGANGYDFVDDDTNPSDSGGHGTHVAGTIAAAVNGIGVVGVAPEAKLMALRALGYFGGTNYMLVRALKYAADCGAKVVNNSWGSGARSKAFLDVLEYGTQKGVVYVFSAGNSYRSGNRPSYPVFYSTLLPGVIGVGATSNDNRRAGFSDTGPYVTVAAPGAAILSTVPVAQNPSDPYAFLQGTSMAAPHVTGVVALLLSAKPGASPEEIRLALERGANATLTGQAAKPDYAAGGQYGYGLVDAAASLNALLGR
- a CDS encoding argininosuccinate synthase, translating into MKIVLAYSGGLDTSIILKWLKETYGAEVIAFTADIGQGEEVAEAREKALRTGASKAIALDLREEFVRDFVFPMFRAGAVYEGYYLLGTAIARPLIAKYLVKIAEEEGAEAVAHGATGKGNDQVRFELTAYALKPNIRVIAPWREWHFKGRQEMIAYAEAHGIPVPVTQEKPYSMDANLLHISYEGGVLEDPWAEPPKGMFRMTLDPEEAPDAPEYVEVEFHRGDPVAVNGERLSPAALLQRLNEIGGRHGVGRVDLVENRFVGMKSRGVYETPGGTLLYHARRAVESLTLDREVLHQRDQLAPKYAELVYYGFWYAPEREALQAYFDHVAQAVTGVARLKLYKGNVYVVGRKAPKSLYQKDLVSFDELGGYDQKDAEGFIRIHALRLRVRAMAEKGKGEHGA
- the argH gene encoding argininosuccinate lyase — encoded protein: MAHRTWGGRFAEGPDALAARFNASLPFDRALWREDLWQNRVHARMLKEVGLLSEEELRAILEGLDRIEEEIRAGTFPWREELEDVHMNLEARLMELVGPPGGKLHTARSRNDQVATDLRLFLRGALDELLALLLDLRRVLVQEAEKHLEPLYVLPGYTHLQRAQPILLAHWFLAYHEMLSRDEGRLKDARERLNESPLGAAALAGTGFPIDRHYTAKELGFARPMRNSLDAVASRDFALEVLSALNIGMLHLSRMAEELVLYSTEEFAFVEVPDAFATGSSIMPQKKNPDTLELIRAKAGRVLGALVALSTVVKGLPLAYNKDLQEDKEPLLDALATYRDSLKLFAALLPGLRWRRERMWQAAEGGYALATELADYLAEKGLPFRAAHHVVGRLVRRLAEEGRPLKDLTLEELKAHHPLFAEDALPLLRLETAIHRRRSYGGTAPEAVRARLLEAKKEVGLD